Genomic segment of Panicum virgatum strain AP13 chromosome 9N, P.virgatum_v5, whole genome shotgun sequence:
ttattccaagcttatTTGAGAGTCAAAATATTTCATGTTTGACCGAGTTTATACAATAAAGcactaacatttatgataccaaataaatatcattaaattcttcattaaatatattttatagtatatctatttggtgctataattttttgtattttttttttaattttgatcaaacataaaaatagtttgactctctAAAAAAGTTAGAATGACTATAGtttaaaatggagggagtactcaaTACaagttttttctctctctttttaatATGATCGGAACATTGTCAGTGtggtgtgtcaaaaaaaaatacaaacatgGTTTTGTAACTCGTTCTTCTTGTCTCTCGCGGTTGCAAACAAGTAAGTGGCAAAGCTAGAGCAAATTAGAGGAGAGTGCACTTGTCGGGTGCGGAATTGAGTTATGGGAGGTGCAAATATGGTGAAAAGTTGGACATAATTACTGTTTTCCATTTTTACGGATGCATTAACACCCGCTAATCACAATATAGTTCGCCCCTCCACCCACGCCAGTGTTTTCCATGAAATTATCAGAAATTGCCTGGTtcgtttttaaaaaaaatggaattTTCAGAAACAGATATAGCATATTTTTAGCAGCAATCATTACTCTGTTACCAATAAGGCAATAACAATAAATTGGACATTGTACGTTATTATTTTAAGAAAGGCTAGAATAATAACGGGCAAGGAGATTTAAAAGTTGAAAGGAGTTCCTCAGCGTCTGCGAATAACTGCTGTGCACACAAAAACACATTTGATCACAGCTGAAACGCATAAAAATTCCGCGCGACCCAAAGCTGATAGATACTGCGAACCAGTTCGCCTGAATTTCGCCACACCAAATCCCAactgagggtgtgtttagttgttgaaaaagtttggattttggcacatttcgttgttatttgacaaataatatttaattatgaattaattagtcttaaaagattcagctcgtgctaatcagttaaactgtgtaattaattgttttttcaactgtatttaatgctctatgcatatgttcgaatttttttggaaaccaAACAGCGcctgaaacacacaaaaattcGGGGCGAGTAACCCAACCGCGCAGCGATGCAGCCGAATTCCGATCCGCCACACGATCGAGATCCCAATCGCAGCCCCCCTCCCCCACACACCTAACCCGCCCGGTAAAGGAAACTTAACCGGGCCGTGCAGTACCAGCCGTCGCCCTGATTCCGTCAATAAAAACTCCATTGACGAAAGCTTGGCCGGTGTCGTCCTGCCCACGGTGCGCGCGGTTGTTAGAGTGGAGTCACAGCGGCCGGCTGAGGCAGCTGGAGCCGGAGCTGGACCCCTGTCCGTCGCTCGCTATATCTGCTGCAGCCTGCTAGCACAGGGGAGTCCCATTCGGTCAGTGCAGTGATAGCTCCCGCTAGCAGCTCGCCGCAGCTCAGGGCGGCTCGCACCCAGATCCCaatgcgcgccgccgcgtcgctctAGGCCGAGAGAAGCTGAGGTGAGACCGAAACGCCCGGGGGTCGCGCGCCCGAGATACCCAGATCGACGTGCAGCCATGAAGGTCCTCGCCGTGCTagcgctcgtcgccgccgccgcgccgttccTCGGCGCCGCTGGCCAGGTACGCGGGGGAGTCCGGAGCTGGCTCGGAGGCCCGGGATAGGATGCCTCCGGCTGCGCACGGTCTAATCCTGGCGCCATTGTGGCCGTACGTGCAGGGCGACGGGGCCGGGCCGCTGCCGTTCGCGgtgggcgcggcgccggcggggtgcGACATCGGGCAGGGGGAGTGGGTGCGCGacgaggcggcgcggccgtggTACCAGGAGTGGGAGTGCCCCTACATCCAGCCGCAGCTCACGTGCCAGGCGCACGGCCGACCCGACAAGGGCTACCAGAACTGGCGCTGGCAGCCGCGCGGCTGCTCGCTGCCGAGGTACGTACGGTCACCGTCCCTCccaacgccggcgccggcgacggcgtccaTCTGCTCTGTCTCTCGCGCATTCTGTATGTACCTTGCTAGCAGTAGCACGGTGAACATTGCGTGTGCCGGTAGCAAGAATCCAATGCTTCTTTTTGGCGAGAGAACGCAGGAACCGTGTGTGCGTGCCCCGCTTTGCTCTGCTGCACTAGTAACTTGCAAGAAACCGCGAAGAAAGCTTGCAGCGAGGAGTTACTACTCCTGCTTCTTTTTTCTGCTGTCActcttttttttaaacaaaGGTTAAAAGGACGAGAGGTAACAAGAGGTAGACGTTACTCCACTCATCATCAGGGAGCACATCGATCCTCGAGTGCTGCGCTCACTTGTGACTTGTAGAGTTGTAGGACGCCAATAATGCGCTGCAGGGCCGGCCTTACGTCCGAGCGCACACAGGACTAGTAGCGCGCACAGGGCAGGGCaacaggaggaggtggtggtagactggtagTAGGTGAGACATGCCTCTGGAGGTTGAGAAAGTTACTAGCAATGGCAGTAACACTAGCTCCTACTAGAACACTGAATCCAAAGAAAGTACTTCAGTATTAGGATCACCAGAGATTCAGGTAAAAAACTACAGAGATTTTACAGTGATACAATGCAGCAACCACGAAATTGACATGAAGAAGTTTTGCTCAGTAAGTTTTCtttcaagattttattaaaaaaaagctTGATTTCAGTAGAACACGATCCTAGTTTGTAGTCTCCGGTTCAGAGTCAGTGTCGAGCGTGGTCCATCTGCGCTGATCCACCATGCACAATCTCTCTGCAAGCAGACAGCGAGGCCCACGCATGCCTGTGCCCTTGCGAGCCGTTACACTCTCCATCCAAGTCTGTCCTGGATGACCAACCCTCCAGCCACTCACTAGAAACGGTGGTGGCAAACCGTGATGAGATGAGCCCATGACCCATGAGTCCATGACTCGCTTGGGGCAAGATCCCGGTGCCTGATCCACCCACTCTCCAGTCCAGGGTTTCCTTCTTCGAAACGGGACGTTGCCAATGCCAGCAGAGAGAGCAGAACGCCACAGTACGAAACGTGGTTGCTGCTTCTGTCTTGTGGTGTGTGGTCCTCGCCCATAAACGCCGAGGATTGTCTTGGTGCGATGTTATGCATCATGTAGCCGACTCGGGTCGTTTGTTGCGTTTTGCCGTGAGCACTCGCCGACAAGTGAAGGATCATTACATTCTTTGTTGGTAGTGTAGAGACTACTTACTGTACATGAAAGTGATCACTAGCGGTCATAAAGTGTAAATAGAtgatccttaggtgcacctccaaccctacttagttaaaatatttgtatttttttaaaatggaATCTTATTTTGAAGTAGTATAAtaatttgaactaaagagaattggaggtgcacctaacgGCCCATTTGCACCCGTAGACAGTCACACTTAAATGAAACCGATTTTTGgctcattgtttttttttcaagaaaaagaaggctagctgttttttttttcaatctgTTTCAGCCAACTAAATTGGAGGAAAAATTGATGCACCGCATTTCGATTTTGAAATCTGGGGAGCGAATTCGAACCCTGAAAAACAAAGTTTCATCTGAAAGTCGAGTGTGAAAATTGTGGTGCAGCTTCAACGCGACGATGATGCTGGAGATGCTGCGGGGCAAGCGGATGCTGTTCGTGGGCGACTCGCTGAACCGGGGACAGTACGTGTCCCTGCtgtgcctcctccaccgcgccaTCCCCGACGGCGCCAAGTCGTTCGAGACGGTCGACTCGCTCAGCATCTTCCGGGCCAAGGACTACGACGCCACCATCGAGTTCTACTGGGCGCCCATGCTGGCCGAGTCCAACTCCGACGACGCCGTCGTGCACCGCGTCGACGACCGCGTCATCCGCGGCGCGCCCATGGACAAGCACTCCCGCTTCTGGCAAGGCGCCCACATCCTCGTCTTCAACTCCTACCTCTGGTGGACGGCCGGGGACAAGATCAAGATCCTGTAAGAATTGACTGATGATGATTCTGTCACTCCTCATGTGATGACTGATGATGAACTGAGCTGATGCCTGATGGATGGACTCatcaggaggggcgccgacaACGACTTGAGCAAGGACATCGTGGAGATGAAGGCGGCGGAGGCCTACCGGCTGGTGCTGCACCAGGTGGTCCGGTGGCTGGAGCGCAACGCCGACCCCAAGAACTCGCGGGCCTTCTTCGTCACCGCGTCGCCGACCCACACAGAGTAAGCTGCTCTCGATCGGTCTCGAGCACCATCATCGATCCGTTCGCCATGCATGTCACGGGCAACTAACATGCAACTCGATCACCAACATGAACAGTAGCTCAGCGTGGGGCGACGAGACGGAGGGCGGCAACTGCTACAACCAGACGACGCCGATCGGCGACGCCTCCTACTGGGGCAGCACGAGCCGGGAGATCCTGCGGGTGACGGAGGAGGTGCTGGCCACGTCGCGGGTGCCCATCGGGGTGGTGAACATCACGCAGCTGTCGGAGTACCGCCGGGACGGCCACACGCAGACCTACAAGAAGCAGTGGGcggagccgacgccggagcaGCGCGCCGACCCCAGGAGCTACGCTGACTGCACGCACTGGTGCCTCCCCGGCGTGGCGGACACCTGGAACGAGCTGCTCTACTGGAAGCTCTTCTTCCCCAGCAACGACCAGGCCCTCTGATCGATGAAGGCATGCGTACATACACTTGAACCCATTGTTGGAAGGGGCTAGCCCATGTGACATGATCGATCACGCAGCACACATGCATCGTCAAGAGAAACAAATGTAGATTAAGAATTGAACGTCGTGTGTGATTAGTTGCGGTTGTTCATGAGGCAGAAACCTTGGGTGGTGGCCGTCGATgtaatcttttttatttttctgttttctttttcgATCAGTGTAATGACGCTCTTTTGGTGAATGAAGGAAaacaaaatcatagaaaaactTATCCTTGTATATGTGAATATGATTGCGCAGCACATGTTGAAGGCTTGAAGCAGGCACATTGTCACTCATG
This window contains:
- the LOC120689467 gene encoding protein trichome birefringence-like 33, whose protein sequence is MKVLAVLALVAAAAPFLGAAGQGDGAGPLPFAVGAAPAGCDIGQGEWVRDEAARPWYQEWECPYIQPQLTCQAHGRPDKGYQNWRWQPRGCSLPSFNATMMLEMLRGKRMLFVGDSLNRGQYVSLLCLLHRAIPDGAKSFETVDSLSIFRAKDYDATIEFYWAPMLAESNSDDAVVHRVDDRVIRGAPMDKHSRFWQGAHILVFNSYLWWTAGDKIKILRGADNDLSKDIVEMKAAEAYRLVLHQVVRWLERNADPKNSRAFFVTASPTHTDSSAWGDETEGGNCYNQTTPIGDASYWGSTSREILRVTEEVLATSRVPIGVVNITQLSEYRRDGHTQTYKKQWAEPTPEQRADPRSYADCTHWCLPGVADTWNELLYWKLFFPSNDQAL